ATATAGGCTTACTTCACGCAGAATACATCTACTTTAATCTACGGATGATTAGTGTCGATGAAAAAAACTGATCATAATCAAGAAAACTTTACGTTTTCGGGTTTCGGCTTTAATTTTACGGTGAAAAGCGAAAGGAAAAGGGGGAGGAAGAAGGGTTAGCGAGAAAAACATAGGAATAGAGGCGCGGGAGACGAATCGGCGTGAAATTCTGAAAAGATTTTATGACGCGCACGGAAGGCATGTTCTGGCCTTCTGGGATGTGTTTCAGTATTTGTGATTATGGGAATATATATGTGACATATCGGTTCGTATATACCTAGTTATTGGtatatacttaattaattataaatgttaaattatatttaaaattatttgattaattaatattaataatcaataaaggatagataaattttttaaaaaaattgaaataaaataaagacgGTTAATTTTGTAGATAATTGTGGTTTCGTCTAATGGATGTTAAAATTGTTCCAGAAAGTAGATGTTAgcacttttgaaaatataacAATAGTATTATGCGGCATATGGAGGGCTCGAAACGACAAGCTATGGAACAAAATTGTAAAACCTGTCGTCTCAGTGGTTAGTTCAGCGTTACAACTCTTGACGGATTGGAGACCGGTGCATAGCATTGAAGGAACTCAAGATAGAAAAAACCAGCAGGACGGGGAAAGAGTTATCTGGCAAAAACCACAAGCTCAAGCACTAAAATGCAATGTCGACGAATCAGTACAGAATGGTTCAAGGAATGGGGTGGGAATGGTACTTTGAGGCTCAGACGGACTATTTATTTCAGCTAAAACTAATGTGTTTCTTGGAAAAATAGGAATTAAAGATGCAAAGCAATGACGTTCAAGGAAGCTCTTAGCTGGGTTGAAGGCATGAATGTTTAAGATGTAATCTTTGAGTCCGATTCTAAAATAGTTGTTGAGGCAATAACCTCGGAAAGAGAAGATGACTCTATGCATGTTTCACACCTAGACAAGCAAACAATGTTACCCACAACTTTGCTAGGGCATCTTGTTACTATGCTCATCCTTTAATCTGGAATACTCCTCCAGATTTTATCtttgatgttttgaatgaagaCTGTAATTGTCTTGGttcttaataatatttataatttcggttcaaaaaataataataataataataaacacatTGATATATTGAGTTGTTAATTGGACCCTTCGGTTTGGTTCGATTTTACAATACTTCGATTTGATTTTTCGATTTTATAAATAtctaatccgatatccgaattGTTTTTATTTCGGATTGCTTTTCATAATATGTTTAGGTTTTTTCCGTTTAAGGCATAGATTGAATCAAAAGCTAGTTGAAGTTTTAATATACTAATTAATATTGAATGTTTCtaaagcaaaattattttaagttgtgcCTTTAATGAGAGAATTTGATTTGGAATGAACTATTTTATTTGATGGAGAATTtgaaatatgaatttaaaatgaCACTCGTCTTGGTTATAATTCAGATACATTGTAATTATTATTGTATTTACATATATTAACaataaatgaatttgaaaatcATTAGACATAAATTCTTTAAATCCAAACACGACTTTCATAAATTTAGgacaattaaattttaaaaacttgaaataagtaggaaaatattaatacatgtcttaaaaaaaaaaacagcacatccgttttttttttcaaagtgAGAAAACAAATGAAGACAAAAAGAGAAGGGAAACGAATGGAATGGAGACGCAAATGTTTGACTTTGGATgaaccaaaattttgaaatcctcACAGAGACAATTATTCTAAATTCCTTATCTATAATAAGATCGAGttcaatattttctaaaatttgtgcTTAAAttgatgaatttaaaatatgtatttcaaattttttatttatttggatgaaaaaattcaataacGTAGACAAATATTCTAGACTCACTACAAGCTTGTTTTACCTTCGTAGCTTCGAAATAATCCGAGACCTCAAAAATACACTTCATCATCTCCTTTCAATCAAGATACTCCTTTGGATCGGCTCTCCCATGGAAAGATGGAACTGTCATCTTAACACCACTCAGTCTATATTCTTCTCGATTTTTATATCTACTACTCTCATCATGTTGTTTATTATCATCTCGATTCAGACGTGATTTTCTATCTCCGTCAATGTTTGAAATTGTAGATCGCCAGACATATTGTACATGCAAGAAATCCTTTTGGCTAAGCATAGTGTACACAATAACCACTTTGGATCAGCAACCAAGCAAGTTGACTGTGACCATAAGCTTGTTGGATTCAACGTTTCATTCCTCAgccgaattttcaaaattcaccaattattaattaatacagTTCCTTTTTAAAAACCAATATTgaacttaaaaattaaaattttatttcgaaATAACTCGTTTTTTTCATTATAATaagtattaaaataattattttgaaaaaacaaaaaaaaaaacacggtaatttaatatatttttttaatcaaaacaaaacatcaagtcaattatattttgaaactatacgagttttctttccttgaaAAAACTTTGTATGTTTTCCACCAACATAAAATGTATTAATTTGGATTTAAGTCTATGAGTTTATAGAtaattttatctattatttagcccaaaaataattacaatttactatattttttccTTAACAAGATTTCGGTAGTTTTAGAAAGTTGGCAAAATTCTAACTtgtcatatatttttaatacaaGCCAACCTAGTACAACAAAATGAAACGACGAGGTTTAATTACTAGGAATGCCATGCTAGCAAATCGTGAGAACTTTCGACACGGTGTGTGTGTGTACGCAATTAAAGTTGGGACCGACCAAATTTCATAGCCAGGTGAAAAATTGCtgtaaatgtttttatttaagtcCGTCACCAAAATACCCGTCGCAATATTCTGCGACAGACTTTGtctaccgtcgctattagcacCGGATTTCAAAAACcacgccaatagcgacggtttgtaaaaacccgtcgctattagcgacagtttaacttaaaccgtcgctaatagcgactgTACCAAACACCGTCGCCaatctagatcggcgacggtttattaaaactgtcgctattagcgactgtttaaatctataccgtcgctaatgaCGACAGTTTttgtaaaaaccgtcgctaaaattctGTATATATACCAATGTTCGAGAACATTTTCTTCAGCGATTTTCGCCTTTCTTTCCTGGTAGCAGTGAAACTCTATCAATTTTTTCGGAGTTTCGGTTTTTTTGCTTTGTACTAACATTTTTTCGtattaatttcgtagatttgcTCGTCGGTGTGATCTTCCAAcgttacgtggatctgcatatCTTTGCGTACGTCAGGTTTGTAAAGCGTTTTCTAtacagaaaatttaatatttaattttaatttttgcttagtatttttttttttatgaattttagcatagtagattatttattttgtaaatcatacgtgagtttttttttactaGATAATTAAGTTAAGTTGATTAAAAACCGTCGTTTCATTAAGCTACggttttttcaaaaaccgtcgtttaatgtagcgacggtgttgttaaaaaccgtcgcttaaattagcgacggttaagttAAACCGTTgcttaaattagcgacggtctgcATATAATGACggtaatttagcgacggtatttttcaacaaaaccgtcgttaatttggCGACGGTTATTGAGAAACCGTCGTAATAGAAGGCGACGCGACCTCCTGTTACGGACCACCAAACCGTCGTTAAAACCGTCgccttaaaaccgtcgctagcccctgtttttttttagtgaattttgTTATTCAAAGATCTTATAAAgagttttaaagtatatatgTCGATGGTAATCATTTAATCTAACAACATAATTCGGGTTGGGATGAGGTTTTCTCCGCTCACCAAATTGGTGGGTGACTAAGACGAGTCAAAAGAAACGACTGAATCTCAAAAACATATGTATAAAGGAGACCGACCCATTTTGACAACTCTAATAAGTAGTTAAATCATAAATGTTCGttgattcatttatttttaataataagcattgaaatttaaaatatactataatttattatatttacttttcaaaagaaatttttaTAGGTGCATAGATATAAATTTGTGACAATTTGTTAGTTTCTTGGCTTTGGTGTTTGTAGTCGCAACTGAAggaaattttgtattttgttatgCCATAATGTATTAGAATTTCAATGATATATAGATTCTATTATAGTAATATTTATATCCTGCAACGATTTGTAGCTCatctaatataaatatttcaaattcgaaATGAGATAACGAGTTTGAGAACCAATTCTaacaaggcaaaaacttgtgtgagacggtctcacgggttgtatttggtgagacggatctcttatttggatcatccatgaaaaagtattactttttatgttaagaatattactttttattgtgaatatcggtagggttgacttgtctcacagataaagattcgtgagaccgtctcacaagaaatatatttttctaacaATTTCtcgacaaaaaaaataattacataagAAAATTTCTTAGTGGGAGCAAACCATACGGTACAAACTACAAAGGAACACTAAATCAATCTTTCTGTGTTAGCATATCTAATTCAACCAACATTCACACTTCTATTATAGTAATAACTAATAGATCAGTGGCACAAACAATGCGTATATttcgttaaaaaaataaaaaataataataaagtgttttttttatttttaaataaaaattataaatagtaTACACTATTCTTTAACCAAAAGCCCATAAGTTACCACTTTCTCATGAATTCTTTGGGAAGCATGCcttataaaatataacatttatttggttaataataattatgattATGTAAGATAAATATCAAATATAGTTCATGTTCTCAATCTATTAAGatagaaaaaaattcaacataATTCAAGACCCAATAATGAAAAATCAGTAGTCGTTCTCATAAATCAGATTCGGTgtgtattaaataaattttcagtCTAACACAGTAGCTTACAAATCACGCTAGTTCATTTATTCCATTAATTCAGACATATGCTCAAGGGCATCAAATCCAATTTCCTTCATGTAAAAAATATAGTCCAATGTTCGTCAATAACTTATCTGACACCAATATTTCTAGTTTGGAACAAGATGCGGGGTTAAAAAACCAACGGTAACAAACCCTTATGAGCTCACGTTAATCGGATTAACAAATTTAATATAGGGTCCACTCATTAAATTAGCCCAAAAGTCTTAGGCCCATATGGTAGTGAAATGGCCCTATCGTGAAAAATAATTAGGCGCGAAAACCCTCTCCACTCCCTTCACTTTGTCCTCTGAGTATTGGATTTGTATCAAGTAATAGCTTTTCTATGCTATGAGCATACGCGTCGCTTCACGAGAAGAGGTGAGAGTTCGTTCGTCGGTTGACTAGATTCATCATGTTTATTTCttgattgattttgtttttttgaaaaatcctGATAAACTAATTGTTTGTAGGATTCTTGATCAGGGCATGCAACATACCTGCCATTTCACCCTTTTTAAGGCTTTGTAAGTTCCATCGTGTGCGATTTTTGCTTATTACTTGTTGATTTGTCTGGATATTCAGCTGGTTTTCCGTTGCAAAGCGGTATTTTGCTAGTTGTTTGGCGAAATATCTTTGTGGGTTTTGAATTTCTACTTATATGGGTCTTCTGATTTTGTTGGAAATTTAATTAGGCTGTGAGTCTTTCTGGGTTTTGTTTAGATATATGGGTTGTCGgtgatctatatttattttgatttgattgttgtttttgttgtctTTCAGAAAATTTTCAACCATAGCAGCGGTACGATCACCAAGTCCTCGGATAAATTATAAGTTTCCATTGAAGTGCTCGTTGAGAAGAATTCATATGGAAAATAAACACAAAAGTAATTCCAGGGGCGCATTAATTGTTCTAGAAGGATTGGATCGTTGCGGCAAGACATCTCAATGTGGTAGATTGCTTTCCTACCTACAAGAGTTAGGTCATTCAGTTGAGTCATGGAGATTCCCTGATAGAGATACTGGTGTTGGACAGATGATTTCTTCCTATCTTGCCAACAAATCTCATCTGGATGATCGTGCCATCCATCTCCTCTTCAGTGCGAATCGCTGGGAGAAGAGGTTAGTTTACTTATTTGTGTTATATTGATGCTTATTACTGGTGAACTTGTATACTTGATTGTTATGTGCTTGATGCCCACTATTTAGTTGCATTTATATTTATCACCTTTCTGTTGATATTCATTTTGTTGTTTCCGCTTACAATTTTGTCAACGTTTTTGTTGGATCACTTACTTCATAACATAGATCATTAATGGAGTCTAAACTGAGAAGTGGAACCACACTTGTAGTTGACCGTTATTCTTTTTCTGGAGTTGCTTTCTCATCTGCCAAAGGACTTGATATGGAGTGGTGTAAGGTCGGGTGCTAGTTGTCGTACTACCTTTTTATTTTGTCTAAACTATACATTGAACTTAGACCCGGGGGCGGGGGTCTTTCGAACTTGCAAATTACTTAAATCATTCTCTTATTCTTGCAGGCTCCAGAGGCAGGATTGGTGGCCCCAGATCTAGTGGTATACCTTGACATATCACCAGAGGTATATCGTGTTTACTGGAAACATATTTTCTGATATTATCTCTTTATATTTATCTCAAACATTCATTCACCGTCATCGGTTAAAATACACGGGAAATGATTGTTTTCATTGTGGAAGTCATTTAAAACGAATAgcatttgtattattattttttaactccCTAGCCTTTCAGACGAGGCTAATAGACTGGGGATATTTATGCTCACGTGGTTTATGATATTTCAttgcatcaatcatattttgtTTTAATGACACTCGAGTTACTCTTTTCCCTGTTAAATTCAGCTGACAAAACATGTTAATAAATTTTAGAATGCAGCCAAGAGAGGAGGTTATGGAGGTGAGAAATATGAGCAGCTCGAATTTCAAAAACGAGTAGctcaatcatatcaaacacTTCGGGATGCAACATGGAAGGTAATTTCTTTTCTCcacttttcttgattttatttctCATTGTGCGGCCAGTGAACTTTAAATCAATTATGGATTTGCATAAGCTGTGATGCTGCTAACGATTAACCATCCAGTAATAATTAGTTGATTCAATTGCTTAATGGTTAATAGATTGGGCTTGTTGGATGGTATTACTATGCTTAACCTGGTCTGTTTTCCCCCTCTATTACAGGTTATAGATGCAACCTTTCCCGTTGAAGAGGTCGAGAAAAAGCTGAGGCAAATGGCTATGGAATCTGTGACTGTTTGCCAAGAAGGGAAGCCTCTTTTGGAGCTGTGGGCATACTAGGTGCTCGTGCTCTTGGTTGATTTGATGTTACTTTGGCCCAACTCGCATGATTATCCTCTCAAAGTTCACGGCTTCAGTGCTACCTCACAGTGTGTGTTTTTATGTGCTACTGTTGGTTTAAACATAACTCTCATATGATTAAACTGGTGTAATATGAAGTGTGTTATTTGTGTTCGTTTTGTATTTTATTGGTCTTGAAGGCCATGATGAAACTAGATTCACACCTCTGTTTCGTATGCCGTAGGATCGATACACATAACACATTCATGTGGTGTATCCATGCCTTTGACTATGTGCTTGTGTTTTGATCGAAATCCATGTCTTTTGGACATATTATGAAATAATGTTAGAAACACATTGAACATTTCAAAAGAAGTGTACTTTAGCCTGTCTTCTACCATATTTTTGCTCGTTTCTGGTTGAGACCtgccaagaaaaaaaaattttaatacatCAACTGATCTCGAATTCACAATCACACCGACAACGCCTCATCATAGAAGGGTAAAATGGTTTCACGATGTGcaagtaaaaaaaattggtagATATAGATCATGATACAGAAAAAATTTTTACTTCTAAAAGATGTATAGTTCTTTTAAAACGAATGGTGAAATATATTTGTTGTGCCTTAGGCCTGTTCTTAGGGGGCTTAAACGAGAGTCATATTTGGGTAGTTGAATTTGTTTGAACAAACTCGAATCAAGTGAATATCGAAGACCACATGCCCCATACTCTCGTTTTCCAGCATCACCTCGACAATCTgacgaaaaataattaaaattggaaaaaaaatacaatttaatgGACTAAAACTATAAATTGAGCGACATACAAATTACAAATAAACTATAATTTTCCCTTTCGAGATGAgagtaaatattttatttgttatctCTGTACCGTCAGTTTATCAACTCAAAGAATTTTAACTATTTTCGGTTGGTCGCTTATCGTAATGAGccttatatataattaaattgttaaTGTACTTGAATTCTCAATCGATTTGTGCCCACATTGCTCCGGCTTTGACATGCAAGAAGTGAGTTTTTTCTTCGAAATCCTATCTACACATGAATGCGTTTGTAATATCAACTAATTCACCATGAATTGTGGAATGTATGCATCCAAGGGCGGACGGACCTATTTCAGCTGAGTCTAGCCTCAACCCATATATGTCTTACACATCTAGTCTCGTTTCGAGAAATTGTTGATAAGATAATCGAACTTCTGATCATTAGTCAAACACTCATAGACTCCTCCTCGAACaatgttttaatatattttggacTTTAATGTTATGTGTTTAGGCTTTTCTACTTTTGATATAAACGGATCAGGATCGGCTTATGAAGAAATTTAAGTGGGGTTTATATTATTTAGTGTGATACTGggtagaaaattatattatgaatagaaataaaatctataattatgttttttgttaaaatttaaACGGTATACACAATATAACGAAAATAATATGAATAATTCgattttttaaaagtaattataaaataacaataaaatcatCCATTCATCTAAGGGTGTAAATTTGGGTGGGTTGGACAATAATACTATTCGAAAATTGCTCAATTCGAACTCGAGACAACCCGAAAACACTCAACCCCAACCCGCACACGAATCAACCCTATCAACCCGTTCAACCCAATTAACccgatttcgatttttttaaaaaaaaaattttaagaaaattaaataatattaaaaaaatattttaatttaaacacataataaaaatatctccctcatatatatgatttaaatttgaaagtctaattgtagaaaaataaaatatattactaaatcaaataaacaattgtttagaaaataaaaaaatattcaaaataaatattaaattatgaaaatttatgatataaatatacaataaatattttttggacatacaatatttaaaatatagataatatttattaattatatattttttttaaaaaaataattttcggCTCAACTCGGGTTGACCCGAACCGAACCCAACCCGATCTATTtcttcgggtcagctatcgagtccaacccgatctgacccgaacccgaaaaccccaaacccaaacctgattttttcggGCTGAATCGTGTCGGGTTGGTAGATCGTATCTGATTTTGACActcctaaatttatttattcatccaCCATATTTTCACgctattgtttttaaaattaaaatataatcagaTGCCCTCTATTAAAATTggaatatatttattcaatcaaatttaccatattaatataataaatttttgtatcATTATTTGCAagattgatattcaaaatatataattacttaattaattgattaattaaaatatatataaattaaagaaatttgaGCTTATATTCTCGACTTGTCAgtttttttatcaataattttttttaaataaaatttagctCCCAAAACAGCAAAATCCTGAGTCCACGGCTCTATGCATCAATATCTTAGATACGTATATATcatgaaaattatataaaattcaattgtttacaaattaaaaattgaagTCCGGacacatatatgttgatgatagaGATGTTAAAACGGGTTAGTGGAAGAGGCTCGTTTTTTTGTTGGGTTAAGAAATTATCAATTCAACTCACATGACAGGACATACTGACTCATCAGGCTTAGTCAAGTATAATTTGGAGGGTTGAGAAATTTCTAAGCAAAactcacatattttatttggcGAAGTGGGTTGCCTCAACGAAGGGTACTGTACTcagctttttttttatttttttatttttatgtgttGATAGGATCATCCTAACGTCTTATAATATGACAATATATTCattaatttagatttttttttttgtcgatTTTACAGCTTTTGGATCCAAATGGCCAATTCTATCCTACATCAGGTGAATTACACCCCATTAAATTTTTCCTTACACgtgtctttttttctttttctttttcttaattattattGCATTTGACACTACTTTAACCATAATCACACAAAATCATTAAACTAATTATTTCGTTTCATGTATATAACATgtgtcatattattattatattattattattattattattctcaagttttaaaacttaatattttatatttaaaaattacatgaaatttttatttcatagTAAAACTTTTACGTTTGAGATTTAAAATTTCCGttttttattattcttatttttgtggtagaataatataaaatattaaaaataaatattttaaaatttaattattataaaaaatttatataaaaataaatattctaccCATTTATAAATGCTAATAAAATTACTCTAGCTATTGTAAATGCTATGCAATTTAAGAGATACAATTACTTAAATCTCAAAACTACATAGCttgtttaatttatatatttattcaatttctaTTTTAGACATTGCTTatacttaaataaaaaaaaattctctcttGCTTCTTTCATTCTAAcactataaaaattttaagcatacCCAGAAAATAAATCATGTTTCTTCAATAAAGTATAAAGCATGTGTATCAAAATCACGTAAAAATATGATATCACAAATCATAAATGAAATACCAAAGACATGATATCTCTCTcaacaaaataattgaaattgcaAAACTTTTTCATCTCGAATCAACAAAAGACATGTTATAGCATTGTGGTCCAAAATCTCCAaactttttaatttatgttaattagctatatattttaagaaaaaatgatttagtggcaaaaataattattggtgGCGGGAATAAAAAGAGGGAATTAACtaataaccaaaataaattgataataaaataaaaatttttgacacatatatattatttaataacagGGAGTAAATCTCCCGGATTAAGATAGAATTGTCCGATCGAAATGAGGCCACGAACAAAATTCATCTCTTTAATTACCACGGTCTGCATATCTTTTCGGGCAacaaattccataatttatgcCTCCAAATATGATAGAAAGTTGACTTAAAAAAATGGGATTCCAATTCAATTATGCATTTCTCATATTTGGAAATATATTCACATTTAACCTTTTAAAATTTCGTCCTACATGAACAAGGGTATGCgaagatttgatttgatttgattgatttgtTGGTTGTTGAATTCGAACAAAAATatataccaattttttttaatccctttctctgtttttttttccatttttgtgTGAATCAGCATGTTTTTTTACTACATCAGGTATGTTTTTTTTCTAGCTTCAACATCGGGTATGTCATAGTCGGTGACTTTCACGTACCACTTGGTTCGTGTGATGGATGATAATTAAATTGAgagattttgataaaatacTTAATTCTTAACTTCAATTATTGTAAATTAAACTTGAATCAAACGCAGAATGATGTCTTCACACCAAACGGTTTCTTgatgtttttgaaaaattatatattccctttaaaagtaaaattaaattaaactgaTTAATATATCACCTGGCCGGGGAATCTTGTTCCTTCATCGGAAAGTTCTTAAACCGAGCGCAGTGGTTACATCCAGTTTCCATGCAAACCCTGCGTTTTCCATTCTCCACACGTCGCATGCCACTGTCATCGACCTCTTGGGTTTTTGCTGCATCAACCGGATCCGGCATGCAAAAGATGGCCAGTAATGGGGCAGCTTCTCCTTCACCGCCAGCCTCACCTTGTGAGCCGCTGTCGCGTCTTCTTCGCCGTCCTGGATCATCTTTCTGCAGGCTTCATTCAACCAGACCACCTTGTTTGTACAGTCCGAAACGAACCCGGGACACGTGTCCATCTCCAGATTATTGATCTTTTCCCAGTCCGAAAACCCTAAACCTACTCCCGCAGAACTATCTGGATACGCATCCGTCACTCGCTCTACGATTATCCACGTCTCAGCCACAGAGTTGGATCTCTCTGCTGTTACGGCGCAGGAATCGACCGCTTTGTGATTTATGATGCTGTTACATAACTTAGACGACGGATCCGAATCACCATACATGAATATCGAcgtattttcttgatttttttgaaagcttatgataccGAAAGAATTATCGTCTTCTGATCTCTCGGACGCCGGCAGCAGTTGAAGGGtcaccttttctttttcctggGATTCATCTTCGATCCCTGATTTTTCTCCGTCGCTGATTTTTCTTGTCACCGGTTGTTTGTTTTGCCTGCCACGAACTCTAACGTACCTTCTCTTGGTTCGTCCAGCGGTTTTGGCGGGATCGTTTCTCCTGCTCTGATCCACGGCGCCGCCTGAGATCAACTGATCTCCGGCTGTTGGCTTGGGAGCAATGGGCCGAAACCTCAGCATTACCCAGTTCATCACCGAGTACTGATCATCATCCTCCCTCGATTTCGAAGCTTTTGCCTCAAAACCACGCATGTATGATGTATCAATGGAGATATANCAATTGAACAACAGGAATCTGGAGAAAAGGTAAATATTAAATGCTGTCACAAGGTCACCacagcataaaaaaaaaaaaaaaaaaaccttcaaTACAAAGACACGTGGGAGGCCATGAAAGGGAAGATCGATGCAAGAGTGGACCAATGGGAAAGAAGAAAAGAGGACAGACACCTTAGCCTAGCTAAAGGAATCATGGGAAAGGGTACTGTGAAAGTTCCAGAAATGAGACAGCTGTATGTTTTCAGTTTAATCTCTTTGGCCTAGCTAGTTTCtc
The Primulina huaijiensis isolate GDHJ02 unplaced genomic scaffold, ASM1229523v2 scaffold4153, whole genome shotgun sequence genome window above contains:
- the LOC140969433 gene encoding thymidylate kinase isoform X1; translated protein: MQHTCHFTLFKALKFSTIAAVRSPSPRINYKFPLKCSLRRIHMENKHKSNSRGALIVLEGLDRCGKTSQCGRLLSYLQELGHSVESWRFPDRDTGVGQMISSYLANKSHLDDRAIHLLFSANRWEKRSLMESKLRSGTTLVVDRYSFSGVAFSSAKGLDMEWCKAPEAGLVAPDLVVYLDISPENAAKRGGYGGEKYEQLEFQKRVAQSYQTLRDATWKVIDATFPVEEVEKKLRQMAMESVTVCQEGKPLLELWAY
- the LOC140969433 gene encoding thymidylate kinase isoform X2; the encoded protein is MENKHKSNSRGALIVLEGLDRCGKTSQCGRLLSYLQELGHSVESWRFPDRDTGVGQMISSYLANKSHLDDRAIHLLFSANRWEKRSLMESKLRSGTTLVVDRYSFSGVAFSSAKGLDMEWCKAPEAGLVAPDLVVYLDISPENAAKRGGYGGEKYEQLEFQKRVAQSYQTLRDATWKVIDATFPVEEVEKKLRQMAMESVTVCQEGKPLLELWAY